Proteins from a genomic interval of Candidatus Woesearchaeota archaeon:
- a CDS encoding DUF87 domain-containing protein, whose translation MGPAKMKIYLGKKKKTDYYWDPSQEINQHLLIVGQSGSGKTSCIKTILFSLKNSNVPLIILDFHNEYGDVAEKIDFMGDYFINPLDLMGIGPIEQSERITEIIDNIYLLGVRQRRLIMRAIEESYQSKGIKNNDKKTWNKNAPTFRDVEKILKKYETDTKTTEEKTRAISVFDRLHPLFNNPSFSGTKKIKFEDYTDKRISFQLKNLFSEEVRITVAEFILYGLWHFFYKQGGSETPLCIVLDESHRLAYKGSPVDTLLREARKYKLSVIISSQTPADFSREILANIATTISFNLPNPLDRNFIAKKLRCKESDLSELKQLEMLISSSKENRFDKIMMTYFSNLKEQKLEKKQEPVFRELTERFNHNHILGELILNIKDIKYDLVSKKIDFIPFLLFKTVYVHQDIPEINFKKTYVCRLDKDVVFFENIKFVGETKEIDGPKAELTLDSKTVFSKGLNDSMGEIIGQYFYHQTTHFYSKNKKEVLKNIFDSLQTEINEKMEDKLNKFHNKKERLALKIEETKERLSLETEAFKNLTGGLAEKQLQQLRKQKVAFAMIVSEDNKSLSKQNKIDRLDSTLKFQKKLLEQVELEKDRYIKKIETDYMNKSEKLLTSFEIKPEKEMFSICDVQYLFAPVSTVEFNLHAEKNSKKLRINYDWLGINELGNCSTCFKKIKKDVYVCYSCAKLNCVDHGYSCVICQKRACKSHLVKCHVCAKYVCEEDMRTCPGCKNEICKKEIVKCQSCNKSVCKNCLRSGKLLFFRTGVMSRCIFCDA comes from the coding sequence GTGGGTCCTGCTAAAATGAAAATATATTTGGGAAAAAAGAAAAAAACAGATTATTACTGGGATCCTTCTCAAGAAATTAATCAACATTTGTTAATCGTTGGTCAAAGTGGATCAGGTAAAACTTCTTGTATAAAAACAATTTTATTTTCATTGAAAAATTCTAACGTTCCGCTTATAATACTAGATTTTCACAATGAATATGGAGATGTTGCTGAAAAAATTGATTTTATGGGGGATTATTTTATCAATCCATTAGACCTTATGGGAATAGGTCCAATTGAGCAGAGCGAACGAATAACGGAGATAATAGACAATATCTATCTTTTGGGCGTAAGGCAAAGAAGATTAATAATGCGGGCAATAGAAGAAAGTTATCAATCAAAAGGCATAAAAAATAACGATAAAAAAACATGGAATAAAAATGCCCCAACTTTTAGAGATGTTGAAAAAATTCTTAAAAAATATGAAACTGATACAAAAACGACAGAAGAAAAAACCAGGGCAATATCAGTTTTTGATAGGTTACATCCTCTATTCAATAATCCTTCTTTTTCTGGAACTAAAAAAATAAAATTTGAAGACTATACCGATAAACGAATTTCCTTTCAACTTAAAAATCTTTTTTCAGAAGAGGTAAGAATCACGGTTGCTGAATTTATCTTGTATGGTCTTTGGCACTTTTTCTATAAACAAGGAGGTTCTGAAACTCCACTTTGTATAGTGCTTGACGAATCACATCGACTAGCTTACAAAGGTTCACCGGTTGACACACTTCTTAGGGAAGCGAGAAAATATAAACTGTCTGTTATAATATCGTCTCAAACCCCCGCTGATTTCAGCCGAGAAATACTTGCTAACATAGCAACAACCATATCTTTCAACCTTCCAAATCCATTAGACAGAAACTTTATCGCTAAAAAATTAAGATGTAAAGAAAGTGATCTGAGTGAATTAAAACAACTTGAAATGCTTATAAGCTCATCAAAAGAAAATCGTTTTGACAAAATAATGATGACATATTTCTCTAATCTCAAAGAACAAAAATTAGAAAAAAAACAAGAACCTGTTTTTCGTGAATTAACAGAACGATTCAATCACAATCACATTCTTGGTGAATTAATACTCAATATTAAAGATATTAAATATGACTTAGTATCGAAAAAAATTGATTTTATTCCGTTTCTTTTATTTAAAACCGTATATGTTCATCAAGATATTCCGGAAATTAATTTTAAAAAAACATATGTTTGTCGTTTAGATAAAGATGTTGTCTTTTTCGAAAATATTAAATTTGTTGGAGAAACTAAAGAAATTGATGGTCCTAAAGCCGAACTCACTCTTGATTCAAAAACAGTTTTTTCAAAAGGACTTAACGATAGCATGGGGGAAATAATAGGGCAATATTTCTATCATCAAACAACACATTTTTATTCAAAAAACAAAAAAGAAGTTCTAAAAAATATATTTGATTCTTTACAAACTGAAATAAATGAAAAGATGGAAGATAAGTTGAATAAATTTCATAATAAAAAAGAAAGATTAGCATTAAAAATTGAAGAAACTAAAGAAAGACTTTCATTAGAAACCGAAGCTTTTAAAAATCTCACTGGAGGATTAGCAGAAAAACAATTGCAACAATTAAGGAAACAGAAAGTCGCCTTCGCGATGATTGTGTCTGAGGATAATAAATCACTTTCAAAACAAAATAAGATTGACAGACTTGACTCAACTCTAAAATTTCAAAAAAAATTATTGGAACAGGTAGAATTAGAAAAAGATAGATACATTAAAAAAATTGAAACCGATTATATGAACAAATCAGAGAAACTACTTACTTCTTTTGAAATAAAACCCGAAAAAGAAATGTTTTCTATATGTGACGTTCAATATCTTTTTGCTCCAGTTTCAACAGTTGAGTTTAATCTGCACGCAGAAAAAAATTCTAAAAAATTAAGAATCAACTACGATTGGTTAGGAATAAACGAACTTGGGAATTGTTCTACTTGCTTTAAAAAAATAAAAAAGGATGTGTACGTTTGTTATTCTTGTGCTAAACTAAATTGTGTAGATCATGGTTATTCATGTGTAATCTGTCAAAAGAGGGCATGTAAATCACATTTAGTCAAATGTCATGTATGTGCTAAGTATGTTTGTGAAGAAGATATGCGCACTTGCCCCGGGTGTAAAAATGAAATCTGTAAAAAAGAAATTGTAAAATGTCAAAGTTGTAATAAAAGCGTCTGCAAAAACTGTTTGAGATCTGGGAAGCTATTATTTTTTCGAACTGGAGTTATGAGCAGATGTATCTTTTGTGACGCATAA